GTTCAAACTCCAGACCTTCAAGGAGCCACTATCGCCAGGCGAAAGGGGACCCGTGTGGTAGATCAATCCATCGCCGGTGTATATCATGGAGTGAAAAGTAGAAGGCGAGGGGTGGTGGAAAAAGATGATATCTCCTGGTCTGGCCGACGCGATATCTCTACCCCTATATACCATATTACTCCTGACGAGGTTATAGGCATCGGCAAAGTAAGTGAATTGCCCGCTAGAATCGATGAAAAGCTTCGGGCCAACGATTGGAATGGCCGGATAGTTGTACTTGACGACATCAGGAAGGATCGTAAGGTCTATGCCGGTCTTTTCAAACCAAAGACGCGTGTCTATTCCCGTCTCCCTGAACCAGTTGTCGTCGTGAACCCTCAGCGCCTCCCTCGCCGCGAATCTTATCAGGCCAGAGCAGTCTCTCTCCTGATTGCTCCACCTGCCCGAGAACTGTATAGCCTGATAGGCCGCGATGTTTACGAACCATGCCCTGAAGCACCAGGCGTCGTTCGAATCGAGAACGAGCATATCCGGAAAGTCGTCGAAATTCTCATCCACGAAATCTTCGAAATCCAGCGAAACGGTTTTTCTGGCCTTGAAGAGGCCGTTATATTCAACTACTATTACGGCGTCGGGGTCGTCGGCTATGAAGAGGTAACTGATCGTTCCTTCTGCTGTCTGAAAATCGAGAAGGCTGGCTCCACGAGAATAAGCTAGAACCGGACGTTCTAGACCGGATACGGGAACCTCCAGAGAAAAACTCTCTCCGCGTCGAATTGCCGCCTTTCCCGTGACTACAATAGCCCCGAAATCTCCCTTCAGAACCAGAAAACCGGAAGAGATGGCGACAGTGACAGAAAAAAGCAAAAAGAGATATATAATCTCGGTACG
This portion of the Mesotoga infera genome encodes:
- a CDS encoding DUF1175 domain-containing protein, whose amino-acid sequence is MKRTEIIYLFLLFSVTVAISSGFLVLKGDFGAIVVTGKAAIRRGESFSLEVPVSGLERPVLAYSRGASLLDFQTAEGTISYLFIADDPDAVIVVEYNGLFKARKTVSLDFEDFVDENFDDFPDMLVLDSNDAWCFRAWFVNIAAYQAIQFSGRWSNQERDCSGLIRFAAREALRVHDDNWFRETGIDTRLWFEKTGIDLTILPDVVKYNYPAIPIVGPKLFIDSSGQFTYFADAYNLVRSNMVYRGRDIASARPGDIIFFHHPSPSTFHSMIYTGDGLIYHTGPLSPGDSGSLKVWSLNDYMRMMPYQWLPINNNEYFLGVYSFKWLPRM